A portion of the Symphalangus syndactylus isolate Jambi chromosome 13, NHGRI_mSymSyn1-v2.1_pri, whole genome shotgun sequence genome contains these proteins:
- the LOC134732105 gene encoding proline-rich protein 23D1-like has translation MKGSRRPRSPSDSCTESKSEHAGESGSSSTQSNAPKRQKVEELGPQPGVEPAPVQPGPHHPAQQPLELPQGPQLPHRKLIIVVLEPGMLLHLRLGEEVLLLDPQGALRLSLVSVLLLVVPEQVLMSLKDLLYPAHARWLLFTSTETVWEIDIENGSVRAQRAENVCVAPSVKESEAPQGFLPVMGPPSNLVHGIGPSSRRVLYLKPCYRAAVPQGSSQMPKPRPWRQALPEEFNLDLHGLEPLPNSALRPLPPSPSPEPTICHEVLWRPMCKARRRLFSG, from the exons CTCCAGCAGCACGCAATCGAATGCCCCAAAACGCCAGAAAGTGGAGGAGCTGGGTCCTCAGCCAG GTGTAGAACCAGCTCCAGTACAGCCAGGTCCCCACCACCCTGCACAGCAGCCCCTGGAGCTGCCCCAG GGCCCACAGCTTCCCCACAGGAAGCTGATCATCGTGGTCCTGGAACCAGGAATGCTCCTGCACCTGCGGCTGGGAGAGGAGGTCTTGCTGCTGGACCCACAGGGAGCCCTGCGACTCAGCCTCGTCAGTGTGCTCCTCCTGGTGGTCCCTGAGCAAGTCCTGATGTCCTTGAAGGATCTCTTGTACCCTGCCCATGCCCGCTGGCTCCTGTTCACGAGCACAGAGACTGTCTGGGAGATTGACATTGAAAATGGATCTGTGAGAGCCCAGAGAGCAGAGAATGTGTGCGTGGCGCCTTCAGTAAAAGAGAGTGAGGCTCCCCAAGGCTTCCTGCCCGTGATGGGACCCCCGTCAAACCTTGTGCATGGAATCGGCCCTTCTTCCCGGCGTGTCCTCTACCTCAAACCTTGCTACAGAGCCGCTGTGCCCCAGGGCTCGTCCCAAATGCCCAAGCCTAGGCCCTGGAGACAGGCTCTGCCTGAAGAATTCAACTTGGATCTCCATGGCCTGGAGCCCCTGCCCAACTCTGCCCTCAGACCTCTACCTCCCTCACCCAGTCCGGAGCCCACAATCTGCCACGAGGTTCTATGGAGGCCAATGTGCAAGGCCCGAAGACGTCTCTTCTCAGGCTGA